A stretch of the Ornithodoros turicata isolate Travis chromosome 4, ASM3712646v1, whole genome shotgun sequence genome encodes the following:
- the LOC135391743 gene encoding SEC14-like protein 1 — translation MVQKYQSPIRVYKYPFELVMAAYERRFPTCPMIPVFLGSDTMSEFKSEDGAVHVIERRCRLNVDAPYLLKKIIGVDFVYFVQKNSLDRRARVLKIEAYNESFSTRVGIQENCTYSVHPENSEWTCFEQSASLDVKSFFGFENAVEKLAMKQYSQNISKGKEIIEYYINELLKEGITFIPPFKDQNKTVENAKTAVLVEEVAEKVKKPVKAEKKVSLPTIAADSLIAAGDANMKLESEYIERCLGSLTPYQESCLVMLKKWMAEAHQGKVPNDRMLVRFLQAQDFNLEKAREMLCQSLVWRKKYQVDRLLSSYELPAVVKDYFPGGWHHYDKDGRPLYVLRLGQVDMKGFIKSIGEQGLVKLTLHLCEEGLRRTEEATVKFGKPISSWTCLLDLEGLNMRHLWRPGMRALLHIIEMVEANYPETMGRCLVVRAPRVFPILWALVGTFINDNTRTKFTFFGGGDCHAPIAEFVDPTFVPDFLGGPSRTSIPDGGIIPKNFYMSEEDYEREKAEGFHLFDDTMYHSVSITRGQVHEVVIEIEDQGSVICWDFDIMKEDVAFTVFHTTRELPPRAEVGDRGGGGDAEEDGEPVGCAHSPLPLAMLSLESSSAPSAIPKNWVAGEDYKIVEPTITCHDGESVQGSHVTGAAGSYILQWRHMDNLPHHSFEFPLAPHKGKVMYYYELLKSQDYRGSMSSLQSSHSGNTTHSSSDQSALSSCPSR, via the exons GCATACGAACGTCGTTTTCCAACGTGCCCTATGATACCTGTCTTCCTGGGAAGCGATACAATGTCCGAATTTAAGAGCGAGGATGGTGCCGTTCATGTAATCGAACGTCGCTGCAGACTCAATGTTGATGCACCCTACTTATTGAAAAAG ATTATTGGTGTGGATTTCGTGTACTTTGTTCAAAAGAATTCCCTCGATCGTCGAGCACGAGTGCTCAAAATCGAGGCTTACAATGAGAGCTTCTCCACCAGAGTCGGAATCCAAGAAAACTGTACCTATTCG GTACATCCGGAGAACTCCGAATGGACCTGCTTTGAGCAGAGCGCTTCGCTGGATGTCAAGTCTTTCTTTGGCTTCGAAAATGCAGTTGAGAAGCTGGCCATGAAGCAGTACTCTCAAAACATATCCAAG GGCAAGGAGATCATAGAATACTACATAAACGAACTCCTCAAAGAGGGGATCACGTTCATCCCTCCGTTCAAGGACCAAAACAAAACGGTGGAGAATGCAAAGACCGCCGTGCTGGTGGAAGAGGTTGCAGAAAAGGTGAAGAAGCCGGTAAAAGCGGAGAAGAAGGTGTCCCTGCCCACCATTGCGGCAGACTCCCTTATTGCCGCAG GAGATGCCAACATGAAACTTGAATCCGAGTACATCGAGCGTTGTCTGGGGTCGCTAACACCATATCAAGAGTCCTGTCTTGTCATGCTGAAGAAGTGGATGGCGGAAGCCCATCAAGGAAAG GTTCCAAACGACCGTATGTTGGTACGGTTCTTGCAAGCTCAAGACTTCAACTTGGAAAAGGCTCGCGAGATGTTGTGCCAATCTCTGGTGTGGCGAAAAAAGTACCAAGTCGACAGGTTGCTCAGCAGCTATGAACTACCTGCAGTAGTCAAAGACTACTTTCCCGGTGGTTGGCACCACTACGACAAAG ATGGCCGGCCTTTGTACGTTCTACGTTTGGGTCAGGTAGACATGAAGGGTTTCATCAAATCTATAGGAGAACAGGGGCTTGTTAAACTT ACTCTACATTTGTGCGAAGAAGGACTGAGGCGGACCGAGGAAGCGACTGTAAAGTTCGGAAAGCCAATAAG CTCGTGGACTTGCCTGCTCGACCTAGAGGGCCTCAACATGCGCCATCTCTGGCGGCCCGGCATGCGCGcgttgctgcacatcatcgagATGGTCGAAGCCAACTACCCGGAAACGATGGGACGCTGCCTCGTCGTGCGCGCTCCGCGAGTCTTCCCGATCCTCTGGGCCCTGGTGGGAACCTTCATCAACGACAACACCCGCACCAagttcaccttctttggcggagGGGATTGTCACGCGCCCATCGCGGAGTTCGTCGACCCGACATTCGTTCCAGATTTTCTTGGTGGTCCAAGTAGG ACGTCTATTCCGGACGGAGGCATCATTCCCAAAAACTTCTACATGTCCGAGGAGGACTACGAGAGGGAGAAAGCAGAGGGCTTCCACCTTTTTGATGATACCATGTATCATTCTGTCAGTATTACCAGAGGACAGGTGCACGAG GTTGTGATAGAAATTGAAGACCAAGGCAGCGTCATCTGCTGGGACTTCGACATCATGAAGGAGGATGTGGCTTTTACGGTATTCCACACGACCCGGGAGCTTCCTCCACGGGCCGAAGTCGGTGACAGAGGTGGAGGCGGGGACGCAGAAGAGGACGGAGAACCTGTCGGATGTGCTCACTCGCCACTTCCTCTGGCAATGCTTTCGCTTGAATCATCTTCCGCTCCGTCGGCGATTCCCAAGAATTGGGTTGCGGGAGAGGATTATAAGATTGTTGAGCCTACCATCACGTGCCACGATGGCGAAAGTGTGCAG GGCTCGCATGTAACCGGTGCGGCAGGGAGTTACATCCTTCAGTGGCGGCACATGGACAATTTGCCCCACCACTCTTTCGAGTTCCCCTTGGCCCCTCACAAGGGAAAAGTGATGTACTACTACGAGTTGCTCAAGTCACAGGACTATCG GGGTTCAATGTCAAGCCTGCAGTCATCTCATAGCGGCAACACGACCCACTCCTCAAGCGACCAGTCGGCACTGAGCTCCTGTCCTTCGAGGTGA